The segment TGCATATCGATGCCGTCGATGTCGTCGGGCACTCCATGGGCGGCATGATCGCCTGCGAAATCGCCGCCACCGACCAAAGCCGCGTCAAGCGCCTGGTGGCCATTGCGCCGGCCGGTGTATTCGACATCGACAACCCGATGCCGGACATCTTCGCCATGCGCCCACGGGATCTTGCCGCGCGTATGTTGGTCGACCCGGACTCGCCGATCGCCAAGGCGATCGCCACGCTCCCGGACGACGTCGACGACCAGGTCGAGGTGCTGATCCAGCGCCTGTCCACGCTGAACGCCGCCGCCAAGTTTCTGTGGCCCATTCCCGACAAGGGCCTGGATCGCCGGCTGCCGCGCATCAAGGCACCGACACTGTTGATGTGGGGTCGGCAGGACGGTCTGATTCCCGTCGCCTACGCCGACATTTTCATGGCGGGCATGCCACATGCACACCTCGAAGTTCTGGATCAGGCCTCACACCTGGTACAGATCGAGCGCCTGCCCGACGCGCTTCGCCTGACCCTGGCA is part of the Immundisolibacter sp. genome and harbors:
- a CDS encoding alpha/beta fold hydrolase yields the protein MPQPTEHTYQVNRRLAIDTLEAGQGEPLLFLHGAGGLAWDPYLDALAEHYRVIAPFMPGTSKSNDISQVRDLWDLVLGYYDLLDALHIDAVDVVGHSMGGMIACEIAATDQSRVKRLVAIAPAGVFDIDNPMPDIFAMRPRDLAARMLVDPDSPIAKAIATLPDDVDDQVEVLIQRLSTLNAAAKFLWPIPDKGLDRRLPRIKAPTLLMWGRQDGLIPVAYADIFMAGMPHAHLEVLDQASHLVQIERLPDALRLTLAALQGPASTAA